In Methylocystis echinoides, one genomic interval encodes:
- a CDS encoding response regulator: MVKILLVEDNEMNRDMLSRRLKRNGYAVVIAVDGQQGVEMAASESPDLILMDMSLPVIDGWEATRRVKANEATRAIPVIALTAHAMAGDREKAIEAGCEDYDTKPVEITRLLGKITALLTPGAA, translated from the coding sequence GTGGTGAAGATTCTGCTTGTCGAAGACAATGAAATGAACCGGGACATGCTGTCGCGGCGTCTCAAGCGGAACGGTTACGCGGTGGTGATCGCCGTCGACGGACAACAGGGCGTCGAGATGGCCGCGTCTGAATCGCCGGACCTCATCCTGATGGATATGAGCCTGCCGGTGATCGACGGATGGGAAGCGACGCGGCGCGTGAAGGCCAATGAGGCGACGCGCGCCATTCCGGTGATCGCCCTGACGGCGCACGCCATGGCGGGGGATCGCGAGAAAGCCATTGAAGCGGGCTGTGAGGACTATGACACCAAGCCCGTTGAAATCACGCGGCTGTTGGGGAAGATCACGGCTCTGCTCACCCCTGGAGCCGCCTGA